The following are encoded together in the Culex pipiens pallens isolate TS chromosome 1, TS_CPP_V2, whole genome shotgun sequence genome:
- the LOC120431377 gene encoding uncharacterized protein LOC120431377, with protein sequence MASNENTSNKAADNGKKLNVGNLPVDVTEKELRDHFKEFTVENVEIFHYLKYTLALLLFKDKDTATKALKAKEGTLFRNRRLRMHIEYIAIWNIKKNVFVYVVDDNTTEEDVYDKFKTITEVTGVLVFHPLAYVSCNTQEQKEAAIKELNAEETTVYDLTGHDQNHHIEIWRAAKLFFRNLNRVSLINLPESWVSNQEELKKAVEGTGTLTEVKVINNSHGSVAQLFYEDEDTARNASQTLNQQVFEGKRIHALHVTAALIPDYTSSVYLTGLEKPISEETIYSHFEQFGEIEFVSRRKCADEHAIICFKNSSAVEAALECKTLPVPKPDSEETEDKTIGVKKYNGPLIIDLKPSHVKKLLEDGEESKMRPPPLPLAKLWPIYVSNLPYTADKRDMRDYFSSVGGHIKFIFSPNIPAYKTSQTSMVMAALIYYARREQATDAIKAFNGKHFQNRCLHVFPGRKDTYFNPETSVRLVRLTIGVSEEKLFEKFRKFGFIECVVKRNRNTALIEFRDKEVCDKVLQLPDGEKPVRCGIEPLTTKVNRKIFKENDEKISLAMQEIIDKNPAVLENVQSNRFSGPPPLKRGRFNGPDPNFGNLGNRNDFNSMNSNNDFSNPQVIQDLLRLAFISGKNLGEGLASGNNNPFNNSSDSPLSSLNLANGFSGRNFGGGSNNGFGNNSGNRGNFGNNQNNFNNRNNSGGNQNNRNNFGNNGNNGNNGNKFGNNSQNNQNQNRNNNNQNQNQNRQGGGNQNRRF encoded by the exons ATGGCTTCAAACGAAAATACGTCGAACAAAGCTGCAG ATAATGGAAAGAAGCTGAACGTCGGCAACTTGCCCGTCGATGTTACCGAAAAAGAGCTGCGCGATCACTTCAAGGAGTTCACCGTGGAGAATGTTGAAATTTTCCACTACTTGAAGTACACCTTGGCTTTGCTGTTGTTCAAGGATAAGGATACAGCCACCAAAGCTCTCAAGGCCAAGGAGGGCACCTTGTTCCGCAACCGCCGGCTGCGTATGCATATCGAATACATCGCTATTTGGAACATTAAGAAGAACGTTTTTGTTTATGTCGTTGATGATAACACTACTGAAGAAGATGTGTACGACAAATTTAAGACCATCACCGAGGTGACCGGTGTCCTGGTTTTCCACCCTTTGGCGTACGTTTCGTGCAACACCCAGGAACAGAAGGAGGCGGCCATCAAGGAGCTGAATGCGGAAGAAACCACCGTTTACGATCTGACCGGACATGATCAGA ACCATCACATTGAAATTTGGCGCGCTGCCAAGTTATTCTTCCGAAACTTGAACCGTGTATCACTTATTAATTTGCCCGAAAGCTGGGTTTCGAACCAGGAAGAGCTGAAGAAGGCCGTCGAAGGCACCGGCACTTTGACCGAGGTTAAGGTCATCAACAACAGCCACGGTTCGGTGGCCCAGCTGTTCTACGAGGACGAAGATACCGCTAGAAACGCATCACAGACTCTAAACCAGCAGGTGTTTGAAGGCAAACGGATCCATGCTCTTCACGTTACTGCTGCTCTCATTCCAGACTACACCTCGAGCGTGTACCTGACAGGGTTGGAAAAAC CCATTTCCGAAGAGACCATCTACTCCCATTTTGAACAGTTTGGAGAGATCGAGTTTGTCAGCCGTCGCAAGTGTGCCGATGAGCATGCCATTATTTGCTTCAAGAACAGCAGTGCCGTTGAAGCGGCCTTGGAGTGCAAAACGTTGCCCGTTCCTAAGCCGGACAGCGAAGAAACCGAGGATAAAACCATCGGAGTTAAAAAATACAACGGTCCATTGA TTATCGATCTGAAACCATCACACGTTAAAAAATTGCTGGAAGATGGCGAAGAATCCAAGATGCGCCCGCCGCCCCTACCGCTGGCCAAGTTGTGGCCAATCTACGTGTCCAACCTTCCGTACACTGCCGACAAGCGCGACATGCGGGATTACTTCTCGAGCGTTGGTGGACACATCAAGTTCATCTTCTCGCCGAACATCCCGGCGTACAAAACCAGCCAAACGTCAATGGTGATGGCTGCGTTGATTTACTACGCTCGTCGTGAACAGGCCACAGACGCTATCAAGGCTTTCAACGGAAAGCACTTCCAGAACCGCTGCCTGCACGTATTCCCGGGACGCAAGGACACCTACTTTAACCCGGAAACCTCGGTTCGCCTGGTTCGACTCACCATTGGTGTTAGCGAAGAAAAGCTGTTTGAAAAATTCCGCAAGTTTGGCTTCATCGAGTGCGTCGTGAAGCGTAACCGAAACACCGCGTTGATCGAGTTCCGTGACAAGGAAGTTTGCGACAAGGTGCTGCAGCTTCCCGACGGCGAAAAGCCCGTGCGCTGCGGAATCGAACCGCTAACTACGAAGGTTAACCGGaagattttcaaagaaaatgacGAAAAGATCTCACTGGCGATGCAGGAAATCATCGACAAGAACCCGGCTGTGCTCGAGAACGTGCAGTCGAACCGGTTCAGCGGTCCACCACCACTCAAGCGGGGACGCTTCAATGGACCAGATCCGA ACTTTGGCAACCTTGGCAACCGGAACGATTTTAATTCGATGAACAGCAACAATGATTTTAGCAACCCACAGGTCATCCAGGACCTACTGCGTTTGGCGTTTATCTCGGGTAAAAATCTGGGCGAGGGTCTGGCTAGCGGAAACAACAATCCGTTTAACAATAGCTCCGATTCACCACTGTCCAGCTTGAACCTGGCCAACGGGTTCAGCGGTCGTAACTTTGGCGGTGGTTCGAACAACGGATTTGGTAATAACTCGGGAAACcgaggaaattttggaaataaccaaaataacttcAACAACCGAAACAATTCTGGAGGAAACCAGAACAATAGAAACAACTTTGGAAACAATGGAAACAACGGAAACAATGGAAACAAATTTGGCAACAATtcacaaaacaatcaaaaccaGAAccgaaacaacaacaaccaaaaccagaaccagaaccgcCAAGGGGGGGGAAATCAGAACAGACGCTTCTAA
- the LOC120431385 gene encoding thioredoxin domain-containing protein 17-like encodes MVQKHYVAGFQNFVDFMKNFKADGQDINILFTGAKMDSGISWCSDCVDAAPFIDAALEKAPAESHFIYVDVGDRPTWKDMTNPFRKDTNTHLSVIPTLIRWKNPQRLEGEQCQNADLLDMFFNDED; translated from the exons ATGGTCCAAAAACACTACGTAGCcggttttcaaaactttgtcgACTTCATGAAGAACTTTAAGGCCGATGGTCAGGACATCAATATCCTCTTCACCGGAGCAAAAATGGACAGTGGAATCAGCTGGTGTAGCGATTGTGTCGATG CCGCCCCTTTCATCGATGCCGCCTTAGAGAAGGCTCCGGCGGAGTCACACTTTATCTACGTTGATGTGGGTGATCGGCCAACGTGGAAGGATATGACGAACCCATTCCGCAAGGACACCAACACTCATCTCAGCGTAATTCCGACCTTGATCCGGTGGAAAAATCCACAGCGTCTCGAGGGCGAGCAGTGTCAAAATGCCGATTTGCTGGACATGTTCTTCAACGACGAAGACTGA